One Molothrus aeneus isolate 106 chromosome 6, BPBGC_Maene_1.0, whole genome shotgun sequence genomic window carries:
- the ZP1 gene encoding zona pellucida sperm-binding protein 1, whose amino-acid sequence MGQSCSFLLLLFLLSPWPRVTVALLQYRHDCGELGMQLLVFPPHGRTVRFKVLDEFGSRFDVANCSICLHWLNSRDDGSVIFSSGYKGCHVLFKENRYVLRVQLEELLSSGIPITSYEVNMTCPKPGGSEMLPDGTQEKTRDSGMVFSHTGLHQVSESSLTLTGSHFSSQDHVEQVHTVGQYQPSSVLPGIPHHSSPAQSGLLSQPGGVHPVNQIQGSFFHPAVQPPQPGGQSQPGFLRPVLVSQNHPSLGHHGGQTQPGHLRPGSVSQNQPGMMHSMGQNQPGIRPGSVSQNQPGMMHSVGQNQPGIRPGSASHNQPGIRSASHNQPGIRPGSVSQNQPGMMHAGGQNQPGIRPGSASHNQPGMMHAGGQNQPGIRPGSVYQNQPGIRPGFVSPNQPGLTSTGAQTPAGFLHPGAQLLNQPGISRPGQPSNSQTGLPGHTGLLHPSPALVHPGLSSWPGFISPGLQAEPQPGLLHPGIHTQPSLLQPTALFYPSPGAGTQLTREQCQVPVGRMPCVAPQGRDACLQAGCCYDDMDRTTPCYYGNTATVQCLLEGHFVLVVPRGMVALPYNLDSVRLASGQAGCEPRHVSEAFVMFRFPVTHCGTTVQVIEDMLIYENQLISTIDVQGSPRGSVTRDSVYILRARCIYNSSDLLPLGVEVAVPPTAAPLAMPGPLGLQLRIATDESYSSYHSVGDFPLVRVLRDPIYVEVRLLQKTDPNLVLVLHHCWASPGSHATSQPQWPILVEGCPFQGDNYRTRLIPMGPASPELPFPSHYQRFVISTFAFVEPPRMAVLEGEVYISCSASVCHLAQPEPCRPSCQLGVPSRARRSLGNRSTGDSTGTVTSQGCLVFPEVPKRGRTQQRG is encoded by the exons AtgggacagagctgctccttcctcctgctcctcttcctcctgtccccatggcccAGAGTCACGGTGGCACTCCTGCAGTACCGCCACGACTGCGGAGAGTTGGGAATGCAGCTCCTGGTCTTCCCGCCCCATGGCCGCACTGTCCGCTTCAAGGTTCTGG ACGAATTTGGCTCCCGCTTTGACGTGGCCAACTGCTCCATCTGCCTCCACTGGCTGAATTCCAGGGACGATGGCTCTGTCATCTTCTCCTCTGGCTACAAGGGCTGCCACGTCCTGTTCAAG GAGAACCGCTACGTCCTGCgggtgcagctggaggagctgctgtccaGCGGGATCCCCATCACCTCCTACGAGGTCAACATGACCTGCCCCAAGCCAGGTGGCTCTGAGATGCTCCCAGATGGAACCCAGGAGAAGACCCGGGACAGCGGAATGGTGTTCTCCCACACCGGCCTGCACCAGGTCTCGGAGTCCTCCCTCACCCTCACGGGATCCCACTTCTCATCCCAAGATCACGTGGAGCAGGTTCACACCGTGGGACAGTaccagcccagctcagtgctTCCCGGGATCCCGCACCATTCCAGTCCAGCCCAGTCGGGGCTTCTGTCCCAGCCTGGTGGGGTTCATCCTGTCAACCAAATCCAGGGAAGCTTCTTCCACCCAGCAGtgcagcccccccagcctggggggcagagccagccagggtTCCTTCGCCCAGTGCTCGTatcccaaaaccatcccagtTTGGGGCATCACGGGGGGCAGACACAGCCGGGGCACCTGCGTCCAGGGTCTGTATCCCAAAATCAGCCTGGGATGATGCATTCTATGGGTCAAAACCAACCAGGGATTCGCCCAGGGTCTGTATCCCAAAATCAGCCTGGGATGATGCATTCTGTGGGTCAAAACCAACCTGGGATTCGCCCAGGGTCTGCATCCCACAACCAACCAGGGATTC GGTCTGCATCCCACAACCAACCAGGGATTCGTCCAGGGTCTGTATCCCAAAATCAGCCTGGGATGATGCATGCTGGGGGTCAAAACCAACCAGGGATTCGTCCAGGGTCTGCATCCCACAACCAGCCTGGGATGATGCATGCTGGGGGTCAAAACCAACCAGGGATTCGCCCAGGGTCTGTATACCAAAACCAACCAGGGATTCGCCCAGGGTTTGTATCCCCCAACCAGCCTGGCTTGACCTCCACTGGTGCCCAGACTCCAGCAGGATTCCTGCACCCGGGAGCTCAGCTCTTAAACCAGCCAGGAATATCTCGTCCCGGTCAACCCTCCAACTCCCAAACCGGGCTCCCAGGCCACActgggctgctccatcccagcccggCTTTGGTGCACCCAGGACTCTCATCCTGGCCAGGTTTCATTAGCCCTGgactccaggctgagccccagcctggattgctgCATCCTGGGAttcacacccagcccagcctgctgcagcctACAGCGCTCTTCTACCCCTCGCCAGGGGCAG GAACGCAGCTGACCCGGGAGCAGTGCCAGGTCCCAGTGGGCCGGATGCCGTGCGTGGCTCCACAGGGACGGGATGCATGCCTGCAGGCGGGATGCTGCTACGACGATATGGACCGCACCACGCCCTGCTATTACGGGAATACCG CCACTGTGCAGTGCCTGCTGGAGGGACACTTTGTCCTGGTGGTGCCGCGGGGAATGGTGGCCCTGCCGTACAACCTGGACAGCGTGCGGCTGGCCAGCGGCCAGGCGGGATGCGAGCCCCGCCACGTGTCTGAGGCCTTCGTCATGTTCCGCTTCCCGGTCACCCACTGCGGCACCACCGTCCAG GTGATTGAGGACATGCTGATCTATGAGAACCAGCTGATCTCCACCATTGATGTCCAGGGATCCCCCCGTGGCTCTGTCACTCGGGACAGTGTCTACAT tCTCCGAGCTCGGTGCATCTACAACTCCAGCGACCTCCTTCCCTTGGGAGTGGAGGTGGCCGTGCCCCCCACGGCCGCCCCCCTGGCCATGCCGGGCCCGCTGGGGCTCCAGCTGCGGATTGCCACCG ACGAATCCTACAGCTCCTACCACTCTGTGGGTGACTTCCCCCTGGTGAGGGTGCTCCGGGACCCCATTTACGTGGAAGTCCGGCTGCTCCAGAAGACGGATCCCAAtttggtgctggtgctgcaccaCTGCTGGGCCTCCCCTGGCTCCCAtgccacatcccagccccagtggcCCATCCTGGTGGAAGG GTGTCCCTTCCAAGGGGACAACTACAGGACACGGCTGATTCCGATGGGTCCGGCCTCTCCGGAGCTGCCCTTCCCAAGCCACTACCAGCGCTTTGTCATCTCCACCTTTGCCTTTGTGGAGCCCCCCAgaatggctgtgctggagggggaG GTGTACATCTCCTGCAGCGCCTCCGTGTGCCACCTGGCCCAGCCGGAGCCCTGCCGgccctcctgccagctgggagTGCCCTCAC gagCACGGAGGTCTCTGGGGAATAGGAGCACaggtgacagcacagggacagtcaCATCCCAGGGATGCCTTGTCTTTCCTGAGGTTCCCAAGAGAGGGAGAACTcagcagagaggctga
- the LOC136557985 gene encoding membrane-spanning 4-domains subfamily A member 12-like produces the protein MQGMGSLRLGSRAVMYTAETLPKGKNRVMGTIQIMTGFLHIGFGIVLTTLTNVYTSVFVIGEIPFLGGVSFIISGCLSIGAEKSPTECAVKGSQTMNVISAIFALLGIVAFIVDLNLNGLYRSSFNYYSYLVLLAGNGISIVLLIFTILEFCIAVATANFWCRATRLSSNEAMLIVPSATRVDLAVPPAELPQPPSYSELAAPEV, from the exons ATGCAGGGCATGGGGAGCCTCCGGCTGGGCAGCCGCGCCGTCATGTACACGGCGGAGACCCTGCCCAAGGGCAAGAACCGCGTCATGGGG ACCATCCAGATTATGACGGGATTCCTGCACATCGGCTTCGGGATCGTCCTGACCACGCTCACCAATGTCTACACCTCTGTCTTCGTCATTGGAGAGATCCCTTTCCTGGGCGGCGTGTCG TTCATCATCTCCGGGTGCCTCTCCATCGGCGCCGAGAAGAGCCCCACGGAATGCGCG GTGAAGGGCAGCCAGACCATGAACGTCATCAGTGCCATCTTTGCCCTCCTGGGAATTGTGGCCTTCATTGTGGACCTCAACCTCAACGGGCTCTACCGCTCCAGCTTCAACTACTATAGCTATCTCGTCCTG CTCGCAGGGAATGGGATTTCCATCGTGCTGCTCATCTTCACCATCCTGGAATTCTGCATCGCCGTGGCCACCGCCAACTTCTGGTGCCGGGCCACCCGCCTCAGCTCCAACGAG GCCATGCTGAtcgtccccagtgccacccgtgTGGATCTGGCCGTGCCACCGGCGGAGCTGCCTCAGCCTCCCAGCTACAGCGAG ctggctgctcctgaAGTCTGA
- the LOC136557898 gene encoding acyl-coenzyme A amino acid N-acyltransferase 2-like, producing the protein MVEVMVTPQSSLADRPVQIRVQGLSPSQLVTLRAWLKDEQGECFQSRAFFRADEAGEVDPGLHVALGGSYSGVWPMGLLWFLQPDTLFRRLVKRDVAGSPFRVRLEVLDGLSLGTDPREQPLASCEAERWYVGPGVQRVPIREGRVRGALFLPPGPGPFPGVIDLFGGAGGLIEFRAGLLASRGFAVLALAFFAYDDLPRVLAQLDLEYFEEAAELLLQHPKVRGPGLGVVGVSKGAEVALAMATFLPQVLATVWINGTSFLYGNPLLYKDLRIPAIPYHTERVLFTEVGAMDNSAIFDDPRDAAHRASAIPVERIRGKVLFVVGEADRSFNSKLFAELALARMPPESGRVLSYPGAGHLIEPPGSPLCSNSAIRGTPKPVAWGGELQAHARAQEHSWQEILQFLELHLGSVAAMKL; encoded by the exons ATGGTGGAGGTGATGGTGACGCCGCAGTCCTCGCTGGCCGACCGGCCGGTGCAGATCCGTGTGCAGGGACTGTCCCCATCCCAACTTGTCACGCTCCGGGCATGGCTGAAGGACGAGCAGGGCGAGTGCTTCCAATCCCGTGCCTTCTTCCGTGCTGATGAAGCGGGAGAGGTGGACCCGGGGCTCCATGTCGCCCTGGGGGGCAGCTACTCCGGGGTCTGGCCCATGGGGCTGCTGTGGTTCCTGCAGCCTGACACGCTGTTCCGGCGGCTGGTGAAGCGGGATGTGGCTGGCAGCCCCTTCCGCGTGCGGCTGGAAGTGTTGGACGGGCTCAGCCTGGGCACAGATCCGCGGGAGCAGCCGCTGGCATCCTGTGAGGCTGAGCGCTGGTACGTGGGCCCCGGAGTGCAGCGGGTGCCCATCCGTGAGGGAAGGGTCCGTGGCGCCCTGTTCCTGCCTCCTG GTCCGGGCCCCTTCCCCGGAGTCATCGACCTGTTTGGGGGTGCGGGGGGGCTGATTGAGTTCCGGGCAGGGCTCCTGGCCAGCCGGGGCTTTGCCGTGCTGGCCCTCGCCTTCTTCGCCTACGACGACCTGCCCCGAGTCCTGGCCCAGCTGGACCTGGAATATTttgaggaagcagcagagctgctgctccagcatcccAAG GTCCGAGGCCCTGGCCTGGGTGTGGTGGGCGTCTCCAAAGGCGCAGAGGTGGCCTTGGCCATGGCCACCTTCCTGCCCCAGGTGCTGGCCACGGTGTGGATCAACGGCACGAGCTTCCTGTATGGAAACCCTCTGCTCTACAAGGATCTGCGCATTCCTGCCATCCCCTACCACACCGAGCGCGTCCTGTTCACCGAGGTGGGAGCCATGGACAACTCGGCCATCTTCGACGACCCCCGGGACGCCGCCCACCGCGCCTCGGCCATCCCGGTGGAGAGGATCCGGGGAAAGGTGCTGTTTGTGGTGGGAGAGGCCGACCGCAGCTTCAACAGCAAGCTCTTTGCTGAGCTGGCCCTGGCGCGGATGCCGCCGGAGAGCGGCCGGGTCCTGTCCTACCCCGGCGCTGGGCACCTGATCGAGCCCCCCGGATCCCCCCTGTGCAGCAACTCCGCCATCCGCGGCACTCCCAAGCCAGTGGCGTGGGGAGGAGAGCTCCAGGCCCACGCCCGGGCACAGGAACATTCCTGGCAGGAGATCCTGCAGTTCTTGGAGCTCCATCTGGGGTCGGTTGCTGCCATGAAGCTGTGA
- the PRPF19 gene encoding pre-mRNA-processing factor 19: MALICSISNEVPEHPCVSPVSNHVYERRLIEKYIAENGTDPVNNQPLSEEQLIDIKVAHPIRPKPPSATSIPAILKALQDEWDAVMLHSFTLRQQLQTTRQELSHALYQHDAACRVIARLTKEVTAAREALATLKPQAGLIVPQAVPSAQPNVAGAGEAMDLGELAGMTPEIIQKLQDKATVLTTERKKRGKTVPEELVKPEELSKYRQVASHVGLHSASIPGILALDLCPSDTNKILTGGADKNVIVFDKSSEQILATLKGHTKKVTSVVFHPSQDLVFSASPDATIRIWSVPNASCVQVVRAHEGSVTGLSLHATGDYLLSSSDDQYWAFSDIQTGRVLTKVTDESSGCALTCAQFHPDGLIFGTGTMDSQIKIWDLKERTNVANFPGHSGPITSIAFSENGYYLATAADDSSVKLWDLRKLKNFKTLQLDNNFEVKSLIFDQSGTYLALGGTDVQIYICKQWTEILHFTEHSGLTTGVAFGHHAKFIASTGMDRSLKFYSL; this comes from the exons TTTCCAACGAGGTCCCGGAGCACCCGTGTGTGTCGCCGGTGTCCAACCACGTGTACGAGCGGCGGCTGATCGAGAAATACATCGCGGAGAACGGCACCGACCCTGTCAACAACCAGCCGCTGTCCGAGGAGCAGCTCATCGACATCAAAG TTGCCCACCCGATCCGGCCCAAGCCCCCCTCGGCCACCAGCATCCCAGCCATCCTGAAAGCCCTGCAGGACGAGTGG GATGCcgtgatgctgcacagcttcactctgcggcagcagctgcagaccaCGCGCCAGGAGCTGTCCCACGCCCTCTACCAGCACGACGCCGCCTGCAGGGTCATCGCCCGCCTCACCAAGGAGGTCACTGCCGCCAGAGAAG CTCTGGCCACGCTGAAGCCTCAGGCCGGGCTCATCGTGCCCCAGGCGGTGCCGTCAGCGCAGCCCAACGTGGCC GGCGCTGGCGAGGCCATGGAtctgggagagctggcaggaaTGACCCCAGAGATCATCCAGAAG CTCCAAGACAAGGCCACGGTGCTGACCACGGAGCGTAAGAAG AGGGGCAAGACAgtcccagaggagctggtgaAGCCAGAGGAGCTCAGCAAGTACCGGCAGGTGGCCTCGCATGTG GGGCTGCACAGTGCCAGCATCCCAGGAATTCTTGCCTTAGATCTGTGTCCTTCTGACACCAACAAGATCCTCACTG GTGGAGCTGACAAAAACGTCATCGTGTTCGACAAGAGCTCGGAGCAGATCCTGGCCACGCTCAAGGGCCACACCAAGAAAGTCACCAGCGTCGTCTTCCACCCATCCCAG GACTTGGTGTTCTCGGCTTCTCCCGACGCCACGATCCGGATCTGGTCCGTTCCCAACGCCTCCTGTGTCCAGGTGGTCCGTGCCCACGAGGGCTCCGTGACCGGGCTCAGCCTCCACGCCACGGGTGATTACCTGCTCAGCTCCTCGGATGATCAG taCTGGGCTTTCTCGGATATCCAGACCGGCCGCGTCCTCACCAAGGTGACAGATGAGAGCTCTGGATGTG CTCTCACCTGTGCCCAGTTCCACCCGGACGGGCTCATTTTTGGGACGGGAACGATGGATTCCCAAATCAAAATCTGGGATCTGAAG gaACGCACCAACGTGGCCAACTTCCCGGGACACTCGGGCCCCATCACCAGCATCGCCTTCTCCGAGAACGGATACTACCTGGCCACGGCAGCCGATGACTCCTCCGTCAAGCTCTGGGATTTGAGGAAGCTCAAGAACTTCAAGACGTTGCAGCTGGATAACAACTTCGAG GTGAAATCCCTGATTTTCGACCAGAGCGGGACCTACCTGGCACTGGGCGGGACTGATGTCCAGATCTACATCTGCAAGCAGTGGACAGAGATCCTCCACTTCACAG AGCACAGTGGTCTGACCACAGGAGTGGCCTTTGGCCACCATGCCAAGTTCATCGCTTCCACAGGCATGGATCGGAGCCTCAAGTTCTACAGCCTGTAG
- the CCDC86 gene encoding coiled-coil domain-containing protein 86 — translation MEGENGGTPGPGPGATPEGPSGAPSAPAAARRRRRKSGKKRQEAVVAIPRGKPKSGRVWKDPGKKRFSHMIQDKALRSSWARKMKERQERKLVRDLARQLEEAKQREKEEKKRRREENLKRRLENERKAEIVQVIRNPLKLKRARKKQLRRVEKRDTLALLQKTPVRRSTAME, via the exons ATGGAGGGGGAGAACGGGGGGACCCCGGGACCGGGACCAGGAGCGACCCCTGAGGGGCCCAGCGGGGCCCCCTCGGCTCCGGCCGCggctcggcggcggcggcggaaaaGTGGCAAGAAGCGGCAGGAGGCGGTGGTAGCCATCCCGCGGGGCAAGCCCAAGTCGGGACGCGTGTGGAAGGATCCCGGGAAGAAGAG GTTCTCCCACATGATCCAGGACAAGGCGCTCCGCAGCTCCTGGGCACGGAAAatgaaggagaggcaggagaggaagCTGGTCCGGGATCTGGCACGGCAGCTGGAGGAAGCCaagcagagggagaaagag GAAAAGAAGCGGCGGCGGGAGGAGAACCTGAAGCGGCGCCTGGAAAATGAGCGGAAAGCCGAGATTGTCCAAGTG ATCCGGAACCCCCTGAAGCTGAAGAGGGCCAGGAAGAAGCAGCTGAGGCGGGTGGAGAAGCGGGACACGCTGGCCCTGCTCCAGAAGACGCCCGTGAGGCGCAGCACAGCCATGGAATGA
- the LOC136558259 gene encoding membrane-spanning 4-domains subfamily A member 15-like has protein sequence MAATTVTDAGSVRIITEVIPATDPRAAQLASGSPAPARTSFQTQGFRRAHPKVLGTIHIFTGIVHICFGIILTLSEHRNPSLPVASGILFWLGILLLVSGSLLVESERRDSPVLVKACCVLSVGVVLGTLVATGIHGTAITQITPGCGKPEPYQARPQWCFHMESKMLSNGLDSILVLLALLEFCVAVAVLAFGYDTVRQHTYTQLAL, from the exons ATGGCAGCCACTACGGTGACGGACGCGGGCAGCGTGAGGATCATCACGGAGGTGATCCCGGCCACGGATCCCCGGGCGGCCCAGCTGGCCTCAGGCTCCCCGGCACCTGCCAGGACCTCGTTCCAAACACAAGGCTTCCGCAGGGCTCATCCCAAGGTGTTGGGG ACCATCCACATCTTCACTGGAATTGTCCACATCTGCTTCGGGATCATCCTGACACTGTCGGAGCACAGGAACCCTTCCCTCCCTGTGGCCAGCGGGATCCTCTTCTGGCTGGGGATCCTG CTCCTGGTCTCGGGCTCGTTGTTGGTGGAAAGTGAAAGGAGAGACAGCCCTGTGCTG GTCAAGgcctgctgtgtgctcagcGTGGGTGTTGTCCTGGGCACGCTGGTGGCCACCGGGATCCACGGCACGGCCATCACCCAGATCACACCCGGCTGCGGGAAACCCGAGCCCTACCAGGCCCGCCCGCAATGGTGCTTCCACATGGAGAGCAAG ATGCTGAGCAACGGCCTGGATTCCATCCTGGTGCTGCTCGCCCTCCTGGAATTCTGCGTGGCCGTGGCGGTTCTGGCGTTTGGCTACGACACAGTCCGGCAGCACACATATACCCAGCTG GCGCTGTAG